The following proteins come from a genomic window of Pieris napi chromosome 15, ilPieNapi1.2, whole genome shotgun sequence:
- the LOC125056792 gene encoding uncharacterized protein LOC125056792 isoform X2, whose protein sequence is MDILNKTKAEWQPDSKNVDINEWFLMGSPAPVLLIMATYWMFVIKVGPSVMSKRSPLTLRNIMAAYNFAQIILAFAIFSKGAVFMWKNGFIQTECIMENIELKHSVQFAVMIVHLLIEYNVTKCKPSYVIMSIMLFNLAFFLYLFSNFYSKTYKEANVVANGKTKNVD, encoded by the exons ATGGATAttcttaacaaaacaaaagcagAGTGGCAGCCAGATTCAAAAA ATGTAGATATCAACGAATGGTTCCTCATGGGATCGCCAGCaccagttttattaattatggcGACTTACTGGATGTTTGTGATTAAAGTGGGGCCATCGGTGATGAGTAAACGTTCACCATTAACTCTAAGAAATATCATGGCTGCCTATAATTTTGCACAAATAATACTAGCATTTGCCATTTTCTCCAAG ggtGCTGTTTTTATGTGGAAAAATGGATTTATACAAACCGAATGTATAAtggaaaatattgaattaaaacatTCT GTACAATTCGCCGTGATGATAGTGCACTTATTAATAGAGTATAATGTTACAAAATGCAAACCGTCCTACGTTATAATGTCAATAATGCTGTTTAATTTAGCAttttttctgtatctatttagtaatttttattcaaaaacatataaagaaGCGAATGTAGTAGCTAATggaaaaacaaagaatgtaGATTAA
- the LOC125056670 gene encoding elongation of very long chain fatty acids protein 7-like, giving the protein MNFIGKIDRYLDSLKVGKSTLVDSWFMMSSPMPILAVVVSYLFFLKIGTRLMKNRTPLQLTTIVSYYNAGQVVLATVLCIKVFKLNLFKDGIIYAGCRYPSNTQNPLLLDLGWWYFFAKFTELLDTVFFVLRKKDKQVTFLHVYHHVVMALYSWSYLKFAAGGEGAVLALLNSAVHIVMYSYYFLSGLGPKFQKYLWWKKYVTKMQLSQFILMLVYCIWTYFSPQCQYAAGFTYFISFNVIVFLLLFVNFYSKSYKKDAKESIQNGHNKMNGHNKMKNTKMAINGTKVPYDKFGVKSDNGVTRRSVKESSGPDFNFRNFEK; this is encoded by the exons ATGAACTTCATAGGGAAGATTGATAGATACCTGGACTCACTAAAAGTTGGTAAAA GTACGCTTGTAGACTCATGGTTTATGATGTCCAGTCCAATGCCAATCTTGGCAGTGGTCGTATCATATCTGTTCTTCCTCAAAATTGGAACTCGACTGATGAAAAACCGCACTCCGTTGCAACTGACCACGATAGTTAGCTACTATAACGCTGGTCAAGTAGTACTTGCCACTGTACTATGTATTAAG GTGTTCAAGTTGAACCTTTTTAAAGATGGTATTATCTATGCAGGGTGTCGATACCCGTCGAATACTCAAAATCCTTTG CTTCTGGACTTGGGCTGGTGGTATTTCTTCGCTAAATTCACAGAACTTTTGGACACCGTTTTCTTCGTTTTGAGAAAGAAAGACAAAcag GTGACATTCCTCCATGTGTACCACCACGTTGTGATGGCTCTCTATTCTTGGAGCTATCTCAAATTCGCTGCGGGAGGTGAAGGAGCCGTCTTGGCACTTCTCAACTCGGCTGTCCACATCGTCATGTATTCATACTATTTCCTATCTGGTTTGGGTCCAAAGTTCCAGAAGTATCTGTGGTGGAAGAAATATGTGACCAAAATGCAACTG AGCCAGTTCATTTTAATGCTTGTGTATTGCATCTGGACCTACTTCTCACCGCAATGTCAATACGCGGCCGGATTCACTTACTTCATATCTTTCAACGTCATTGTATTTTTGCTGCTTTTCGTCAATTTTTACTCAAAAAGTTATAAGAAAGATGCAAAGGAGAGCATTCAAAATGGCCACAACAAAATGAACGGgcataataaaatgaaaaatacaaaGATGGCTATTAATGGTACAAAGGTGCCTTATGATAAGTTTGGAGTAAAATCTGATAATGGTGTAACAAGAAGATCAGTAAAGGAATCCAGCGGACCAGATTTTAACTTTAGGAACTTTGAAAAATGA
- the LOC125056792 gene encoding elongation of very long chain fatty acids protein-like isoform X1 produces the protein MDILNKTKAEWQPDSKNVDINEWFLMGSPAPVLLIMATYWMFVIKVGPSVMSKRSPLTLRNIMAAYNFAQIILAFAIFSKGAVFMWKNGFIQTECIMENIELKHSVTNGVYLYLITKITELLDTVFFILRKKYNQASFLHIYHHSITVLSTWIALKYEPNTNSTLFVGTLNSFVHIIMYTYYALSAYPQLTKYLWWKKYITKLQLVQFAVMIVHLLIEYNVTKCKPSYVIMSIMLFNLAFFLYLFSNFYSKTYKEANVVANGKTKNVD, from the exons ATGGATAttcttaacaaaacaaaagcagAGTGGCAGCCAGATTCAAAAA ATGTAGATATCAACGAATGGTTCCTCATGGGATCGCCAGCaccagttttattaattatggcGACTTACTGGATGTTTGTGATTAAAGTGGGGCCATCGGTGATGAGTAAACGTTCACCATTAACTCTAAGAAATATCATGGCTGCCTATAATTTTGCACAAATAATACTAGCATTTGCCATTTTCTCCAAG ggtGCTGTTTTTATGTGGAAAAATGGATTTATACAAACCGAATGTATAAtggaaaatattgaattaaaacatTCT GTAACGAACGGCGTCTATTTGTAccttataacaaaaatcaccGAGCTACTGGACACAGTGTTCTTCATATTACGTAAAAAGTATAACCAAGCGAGTTTCCTTCACATATACCATCACTCTATTACAGTATTAAGCACTTGGATAGCCTTAAAATACGAGCCCAATACCAACTCCACACTGTTCGTGGgaactttgaattcatttgtacatataataatgtacACCTATTATGCGTTGTCTGCATATCCACAATTGACAAAATATCTGTGGTGGAAGAAGTATATAACGAAATTGCAACtg GTACAATTCGCCGTGATGATAGTGCACTTATTAATAGAGTATAATGTTACAAAATGCAAACCGTCCTACGTTATAATGTCAATAATGCTGTTTAATTTAGCAttttttctgtatctatttagtaatttttattcaaaaacatataaagaaGCGAATGTAGTAGCTAATggaaaaacaaagaatgtaGATTAA